From Peromyscus eremicus chromosome 3, PerEre_H2_v1, whole genome shotgun sequence, one genomic window encodes:
- the Gtpbp10 gene encoding GTP-binding protein 10 yields the protein MVRCGCALLRKYGNFIDNLRIFAKGGSGGMGYPRLGGEGGRGGDVWVVAHKSMTLKQLKNKYPQKRFVAGGGTNSRVSALKGPKGKDYEIPVPVGISVTDENGKVIGELNKEEDRILVAKGGLGGKLHTNFLPLKGQKRIIHLDLKVIADVGLVGFPNAGKSSLLSRVSHAKPVIADYAFTTLKPELGKIMYNDFKQISVADLPGLIEGAHMNKGMGHKFLKHLERTRQLLFVVDISGFQLSSVTPYRTAFETIILLTKELELYKEELQTKPALLAVNKMDLPDAQVKLDELMEQLQNPAGFLHLFENNMLPEKAVEFQRIIPISAVTGEGIEELKSCIRKSLDEQDSKDSDAYHRRQLLNLQISSAAS from the exons ATGGTGCGCTGCGGTTGCGCGTTGTTGAGAAAG tatGGAAATTTCATCGATAACCTAAGAATCTTTGCCAAGGGAGGAAGTGGTGGAATGGGCTACCCTCGGTTAGGTGGAGAAGGTGGAAGAGGTGGTGACGTCTGGGTTGTAGCCCATAAAAGTATGACcttaaaacaacttaaaaacaaatatccTCAGAAACGGTTTGTGGCTGGAGGAGGAACGAACAGTCG agTTAGTGCATTGAAGGGCCCCAAAGGAAAAGACTATGAAATCCCTGTACCTGTGGGTATTTCAGTAACTGATGAAAATGGTAAAGTTATAG GAGAACTCAATAAAGAAGAAGATAGAATTCTGGTTGCTAAAGGTGGCCTTGGTGGTAAATTACATACAAATTTCTTACCTTTGAAAGGCCAGAAGCGAATAATTCACCTTGACCTAAAAGTTATAGCTGATGTAGGCTTAGTAGG ATTCCCAAATGCTGGAAAATCCTCTTTACTAAGTCGGGTTTCCCATGCAAAGCCTGTGATTGCAGATTATGCAT ttacaacaCTAAAGCCTGAACTTGGAAAGATTATGTACAATGATTTCAAACAG ATTTCAGTAGCTGATCTCCCAGGTTTGATAGAAGGAGCACATATGAACAAAGGAATGGGCCACAAATTCCTCAAGCATTTAGAGAGAACCAGACAACTGCTTTTTGTT gTTGATATTTCTGGATTTCAGCTTTCTTCTGTAACTCCATACAGAACTGCCTTTGAAACTATAATACTTCTTACAAAA GAGTTGGAGTTATACAAAGAGGAACTGCAGACAAAACCTGCACTCTTGGCAGTAAATAAGATGGACTTGCCCGACGCCCAGGTTAAACTGGACGAACTGATGGAGCAGCTCCAGAACCCTGCAG GTTTTCTGCATTTATTTGAAAACAACATGCTTCCAGAGAAGGCTGTGGAGTTCCAACGTATCATCCCCATCTCAGCAGTTACTGGGGAAGGGATTGAAGAGTTGAAGAGCTGTATAAGAAAGTCACTGGACGAGCAGGACAGCAAAGACAGCGATGCATATCATAGGAGACAGTTGCTTAATTTGCAGATTTCCAGTGCAGCATCCTAG